A window of Mucilaginibacter sp. PAMC 26640 contains these coding sequences:
- a CDS encoding enoyl-ACP reductase gives MAYNLLKGKKGIIFGALNEQSIAWKVAQRCVAEGAEIVLTNSPLALRMGELNKLAEECNAPVIPADVTSNEDVTNLFTKSMEHFGGGVDFVLHSIGMSVNVRKNIPYTENNYDFTHKGLDISALSFHRVMQVAMKMDAINEWGSVLALTYIASQRVFPDYNDMADNKAYLESIARNFGYQYGVKKHVRVNTISQSPTRTTAGNGVKGFDGFINYAEKMSPLGNANADQCADYCVSLFSDLTKMVTMQNLFHDGGFSFTGVTAAVIEQMEK, from the coding sequence ATGGCTTACAACTTATTAAAAGGTAAAAAAGGGATCATTTTCGGGGCGTTGAACGAGCAGTCTATCGCATGGAAGGTAGCACAGCGTTGCGTAGCCGAGGGGGCCGAGATAGTTTTAACCAACTCGCCGCTTGCATTGCGTATGGGCGAACTGAATAAACTTGCAGAGGAATGTAATGCCCCTGTTATTCCTGCTGATGTAACCAGCAACGAGGATGTAACCAACCTGTTCACCAAAAGCATGGAGCATTTTGGCGGCGGTGTAGATTTTGTACTGCACTCAATCGGTATGAGCGTGAACGTGCGTAAAAACATCCCGTATACAGAAAATAACTACGATTTTACGCACAAGGGTTTAGATATATCAGCTTTAAGTTTTCACCGCGTTATGCAGGTGGCTATGAAAATGGATGCCATTAATGAATGGGGTTCTGTTTTGGCCTTAACCTACATTGCTTCTCAGCGTGTATTCCCTGACTATAATGACATGGCCGACAACAAAGCCTACCTGGAAAGTATTGCCCGTAACTTTGGTTACCAGTATGGGGTTAAAAAACATGTACGTGTAAATACCATTTCGCAGTCGCCAACCCGTACTACTGCGGGTAACGGTGTTAAAGGCTTTGATGGATTTATCAACTACGCAGAAAAGATGAGTCCGCTGGGAAATGCCAATGCAGACCAGTGCGCTGATTACTGCGTAAGCTTATTTAGCGATTTGACCAAAATGGTTACCATGCAGAACCTTTTCCACGATGGTGGATTTTCTTTTACCGGCGTAACAGCTGCCGTGATAGAGCAAATGGAGAAATAA
- a CDS encoding LysR family transcriptional regulator, whose amino-acid sequence MISFAHRVFMEVAANLSFSKAAHVLFVTQPAISKHIKALEDQYKVPLFERKGNSILLTKAGIKLNEYLQQATEIERKIEYDLSILSNTSNAAGHLRLGGSTTIALYILPYILSGFQREYANVGVQLVNRNSEYILNALLNHEVDLGIIEADSKLTTVTYKHFMSDEVIPVCSAKSPPAGKSLTLKQFVKTPVALRERGSGTLTALLKAISALNIKPADLAVKIRLGGTEALKNFLLADQCLGFMPRPSILRQLAEGELVEVPIEGLKITRDFYFIRRKGTEDNGLTSNFINYAVHHVAAGQS is encoded by the coding sequence ATGATCTCTTTCGCTCATCGTGTGTTTATGGAAGTTGCTGCCAACCTGAGTTTCAGTAAAGCAGCACATGTGCTGTTTGTTACGCAGCCGGCCATCAGTAAGCATATCAAAGCGTTAGAGGATCAGTATAAAGTGCCTCTGTTCGAGCGGAAGGGTAACAGTATCCTGCTTACCAAAGCAGGCATCAAATTAAATGAATACCTGCAGCAGGCTACGGAAATTGAGCGGAAGATAGAGTATGATCTTTCTATCCTCAGTAACACCTCTAATGCCGCCGGGCATTTGCGCCTGGGGGGCAGTACTACCATAGCGCTTTACATTCTGCCTTATATCCTTTCGGGGTTTCAGCGGGAATACGCCAATGTGGGTGTACAGCTTGTTAACCGTAATTCAGAATATATTTTGAATGCCCTGCTGAACCACGAAGTTGACCTGGGTATTATTGAGGCCGACAGCAAATTAACTACCGTTACCTACAAGCACTTTATGAGTGATGAAGTGATCCCTGTTTGTTCAGCTAAAAGTCCGCCGGCCGGGAAATCATTAACGTTAAAGCAGTTTGTTAAAACACCTGTCGCACTGCGCGAGCGGGGCTCCGGAACATTAACAGCGCTATTAAAGGCCATCTCCGCTCTTAATATAAAACCTGCAGATCTGGCAGTGAAGATTCGCCTGGGGGGTACAGAGGCGCTAAAGAATTTTCTGTTGGCAGATCAGTGCCTAGGGTTTATGCCGCGCCCGTCTATCTTGCGCCAGCTGGCGGAGGGCGAGCTCGTGGAAGTGCCGATAGAAGGACTCAAGATCACCCGTGATTTTTACTTTATCCGCAGAAAGGGAACCGAGGACAATGGGCTCACCAGTAATTTTATCAATTACGCGGTGCATCATGTAGCTGCCGGTCAGTCATAA
- a CDS encoding NAD-dependent dehydratase: MATRKRILITGAAGFLGSHLCDRFIKEDFHVIAMDNLITGDLRNIEHLFKLENFEFYNHDVSKFVHVAGELDYVLHFASPASPIDYLKIPIQTLKVGSLGTHNLLGLAKAKNARMLIASTSEIYGDPTVNPQPEEYWGNVNTVGPRGVYDEAKRFQESITMAYHTFHGLETRIVRIFNTYGPRMRLNDGRVLPAFIGQALRGEPLTMFGDGSQTRAFCYVDDLIEGIYRLLFSDYSQPMNIGNPDEITIREFGEEIIKLTGTDQQMISLPLPTDDPKQRRPDITKARAILGWEPKVSRSEGLKITYEYFKSLPDSEIQHKDFTYFNKH, translated from the coding sequence ATGGCAACACGTAAACGTATTTTAATAACCGGTGCGGCCGGTTTTTTGGGATCGCACCTTTGCGACAGGTTTATTAAAGAAGATTTTCATGTAATTGCGATGGATAATCTGATCACCGGGGACCTGCGAAACATCGAACATTTGTTTAAACTGGAGAATTTCGAGTTTTATAATCATGATGTGTCAAAATTTGTGCATGTTGCGGGTGAGTTAGACTATGTTCTGCACTTTGCTTCACCGGCAAGCCCCATTGATTATTTAAAAATACCTATTCAGACTTTAAAAGTTGGTTCGCTGGGTACCCACAATCTGTTGGGATTAGCTAAAGCGAAGAATGCCCGCATGCTCATCGCCTCCACTTCAGAAATTTATGGCGACCCTACCGTTAACCCGCAACCTGAAGAATACTGGGGTAACGTGAATACGGTTGGCCCGCGTGGTGTTTATGATGAAGCTAAGCGTTTTCAGGAATCCATCACCATGGCTTACCATACATTCCATGGTTTGGAAACCCGTATCGTGCGAATATTTAACACTTACGGCCCGCGCATGCGCCTAAATGATGGCCGTGTGCTGCCTGCGTTCATAGGCCAGGCCTTGCGTGGCGAACCATTAACCATGTTTGGTGACGGATCGCAAACACGCGCGTTTTGCTATGTTGACGACTTGATTGAAGGCATTTACCGGTTGTTGTTTAGCGACTACTCGCAGCCAATGAATATCGGTAACCCGGATGAGATCACTATTCGCGAATTTGGTGAAGAGATCATCAAATTGACGGGAACCGATCAACAGATGATCAGCCTTCCTTTGCCTACGGATGATCCTAAACAGCGCCGCCCGGACATTACCAAAGCAAGAGCTATTTTAGGCTGGGAGCCAAAGGTATCACGCAGTGAGGGTTTGAAAATCACCTATGAATATTTTAAATCGTTGCCTGATTCGGAAATTCAGCACAAGGATTTTACCTATTTTAACAAACACTAA
- a CDS encoding capsular biosynthesis protein has translation MFGFFKKKEVKKVRTLDYGPLLVDMHSHVLPGIDDGAQTPEESIVLIKKMMELGIKKIIATPHVMVDYYRNDRESISNALAILKEELKKQNIDIQVEAAAEHYLDETFEKRIDEKTLFTMGADNYVLFELSFINEAPNVIQLIQKMRDAGYKPILAHPERYPYMDIDRLRMIRSWGCNLQINTISLTGYYGKPTKKMAEELVDQQMVDFIASDMHHPRHAAAFEDALTTEYLEKLLDDYPLKNKMLF, from the coding sequence ATGTTTGGTTTTTTTAAGAAAAAGGAAGTAAAAAAAGTAAGAACCCTTGATTACGGGCCTCTTTTGGTAGATATGCATTCGCATGTTTTGCCGGGAATTGATGACGGTGCCCAAACTCCTGAAGAATCTATCGTGCTGATAAAAAAGATGATGGAGCTGGGAATAAAAAAGATCATTGCCACGCCACATGTCATGGTAGATTATTACCGTAATGACAGGGAATCGATATCTAATGCACTTGCTATACTTAAAGAGGAATTAAAAAAACAAAACATTGATATACAGGTGGAAGCGGCAGCCGAGCATTACCTGGATGAAACATTTGAAAAGCGGATAGACGAAAAAACGTTGTTTACGATGGGTGCAGATAATTACGTACTCTTTGAGTTGTCGTTCATTAATGAGGCCCCAAATGTGATCCAACTTATTCAAAAAATGCGGGACGCTGGTTATAAACCAATTTTGGCGCATCCGGAACGTTACCCTTACATGGATATCGACCGGTTAAGGATGATCCGTAGCTGGGGTTGCAATCTCCAGATCAATACAATTTCATTAACCGGATACTACGGCAAGCCAACAAAGAAGATGGCCGAAGAGTTGGTAGATCAGCAAATGGTTGATTTTATTGCAAGTGATATGCATCACCCGCGCCACGCCGCGGCCTTTGAAGACGCGCTGACTACTGAATACCTGGAGAAACTCCTTGATGATTATCCGCTCAAAAATAAGATGCTGTTTTGA
- a CDS encoding phytoene dehydrogenase: MPQKKALIIGAGIAGIATAIRLAVKGYIVEVFEANGYAGGKLSEIDQNGYRFDAGPSLFTMPQYVEEIFELAGKKPSDYFRYQKLDVVCRYFYEDGTRIDANANTQKFAREINRSTAEPEINVIKYLANSSGIYTITNHVFLERSLHQLQTYLRWDTIRSVFKLPKIDAFRTMHKANTSYFKDERIVQFFDRYATYNGSNPYQAPATLNVIPHLEHHYGAYFPNEGMYSITTSLVKLAAELGVRFNYNSRVEEIVVINKQVKGLKIKAKDVLGDLVISNMDVWFTYKNLLNKHPELHPAKILSQERSSSALIFYWGINKSFPELDLHNIFFSKDYKAEFDHIWQRQDIYRDPTVYLNISSKYKSDDAPPGCENWFVMINVPANNGQDWDQLISSARKNILEKLTGILSEDIDKLIVGESILDPRSIESKTSSYKGSIYGTSSNSQFAAFLRHANKSSNVKGLYFCGGSVHPGGGIPLCLLSAKIVSELSPAP; encoded by the coding sequence ATGCCGCAAAAAAAAGCTTTAATCATTGGTGCCGGAATCGCGGGCATCGCCACCGCCATCCGGCTGGCAGTAAAAGGTTATATTGTTGAGGTTTTTGAAGCCAATGGTTATGCTGGTGGCAAACTTTCCGAAATAGATCAAAACGGATATCGTTTTGATGCAGGCCCCAGCCTGTTTACCATGCCGCAATATGTAGAGGAAATTTTTGAACTGGCCGGTAAAAAGCCATCCGACTACTTCCGGTACCAAAAACTGGACGTAGTGTGCCGGTACTTTTATGAGGACGGCACGCGCATAGATGCCAACGCGAATACGCAAAAATTTGCCCGGGAAATTAACCGGTCAACTGCTGAGCCTGAAATTAATGTTATAAAATACCTGGCCAATAGCAGCGGCATCTATACCATTACCAACCATGTTTTTTTAGAGCGATCCTTACATCAGCTCCAAACCTATCTGCGCTGGGATACGATACGCTCGGTGTTTAAGTTGCCGAAAATCGATGCCTTTCGTACCATGCACAAAGCTAATACATCCTATTTTAAGGACGAACGGATAGTACAGTTCTTTGATAGATACGCCACTTATAATGGTTCAAATCCGTACCAGGCACCGGCGACATTAAACGTTATTCCACACCTGGAACATCATTACGGTGCATATTTTCCTAACGAAGGAATGTACAGCATTACTACAAGCCTGGTTAAGCTGGCAGCGGAATTAGGTGTAAGGTTCAATTATAATTCCCGTGTTGAGGAAATTGTGGTGATCAACAAGCAGGTAAAGGGTTTAAAGATAAAGGCGAAAGATGTTTTGGGAGACCTGGTTATATCTAACATGGATGTTTGGTTCACGTATAAAAACCTTTTGAACAAACACCCCGAATTACACCCGGCCAAGATCCTCAGTCAGGAACGCAGTAGTTCGGCTTTGATATTTTATTGGGGCATTAACAAAAGTTTTCCGGAACTGGATTTGCACAACATCTTTTTTAGTAAAGATTACAAAGCGGAGTTCGACCATATTTGGCAGCGGCAGGATATTTACCGGGACCCAACCGTTTACCTCAATATCAGTTCCAAATACAAATCTGATGATGCACCCCCCGGTTGCGAAAACTGGTTTGTGATGATCAACGTGCCGGCCAATAACGGGCAGGATTGGGATCAGCTTATCTCATCGGCCCGGAAAAATATATTGGAAAAATTAACGGGTATTTTAAGTGAGGACATCGATAAGCTGATCGTTGGCGAAAGTATCCTCGATCCGCGAAGCATCGAGAGTAAAACCTCGTCTTATAAGGGGTCCATTTATGGAACCAGTTCCAATAGCCAGTTTGCAGCCTTCCTGCGTCATGCCAACAAATCATCAAACGTTAAAGGCCTTTACTTTTGTGGGGGCAGCGTACACCCGGGTGGCGGTATCCCGTTATGCTTATTATCGGCTAAAATCGTAAGCGAATTAAGCCCGGCCCCCTAA
- a CDS encoding UDP-glucose 4-epimerase — protein sequence MKILVTGGLGFIGSHTVVELVNAGYEPVIIDDLSNSSIKILDQLAKIIGYKPAFYNLDLCDEQAVLDFAKQEPEVGGIIHFAAFKAVGESVKLPLKYYRNNFYSLINILNAYEGKALNFVFSSSCTVYGQPDTLPVTEDAPVKAAQSPYGNTKQIAEEILKDVIAAGSSYKIISLRYFNPVGAHESALIGELPIGVPQNLVPFITQTAIGKREKLTVFGDQYNTPDGSNIRDYIHVVDLGKAHVAALQLAEKDSFKGFDVFNIGTGTGTSVLEVIKAFEQTTGVKLNYQIGPARAGDVEQVWGDVTKSTNELKWKTELDINAMMSSAWKWENYLAQNPV from the coding sequence ATGAAAATATTGGTTACAGGCGGTTTAGGCTTTATTGGTTCGCACACGGTAGTAGAATTGGTAAATGCAGGTTACGAACCGGTAATTATTGATGACCTGTCTAACTCCAGCATTAAGATCTTAGATCAGCTTGCCAAGATAATCGGTTATAAGCCTGCTTTTTACAATTTGGATCTTTGCGACGAGCAAGCTGTATTAGATTTTGCAAAACAGGAGCCGGAAGTTGGTGGTATCATTCACTTTGCTGCGTTCAAAGCGGTGGGCGAATCGGTAAAATTGCCGTTAAAATACTATCGGAATAACTTCTATTCGCTTATTAACATCCTTAACGCTTACGAAGGTAAGGCGCTTAATTTTGTATTTTCATCCAGCTGTACCGTTTACGGCCAGCCCGATACGTTGCCTGTAACAGAAGATGCACCGGTGAAGGCTGCCCAATCGCCATATGGCAATACCAAGCAAATAGCCGAGGAGATTTTAAAAGATGTTATTGCTGCAGGCAGTAGTTACAAAATTATTTCGCTTCGTTACTTTAACCCTGTTGGCGCGCACGAATCAGCGCTGATTGGCGAGCTGCCAATTGGTGTGCCACAGAACCTGGTTCCCTTTATTACGCAGACAGCTATCGGTAAGCGCGAAAAACTAACCGTTTTTGGCGACCAGTACAATACGCCGGATGGTAGCAATATCCGCGACTATATCCACGTTGTAGATCTTGGTAAGGCCCACGTTGCAGCACTTCAACTGGCCGAAAAGGATAGCTTTAAAGGTTTTGATGTATTTAACATAGGAACAGGGACCGGAACATCGGTATTGGAAGTTATAAAGGCCTTTGAACAAACAACCGGGGTTAAACTTAACTACCAGATTGGGCCTGCACGCGCGGGTGATGTGGAGCAGGTATGGGGTGATGTAACCAAATCCACCAACGAATTAAAATGGAAAACAGAGCTGGACATCAATGCGATGATGTCATCGGCCTGGAAGTGGGAAAACTACCTGGCGCAAAACCCTGTTTAA
- a CDS encoding protease, with amino-acid sequence MANLNNKKVALLTEEGFEQVELTSPKAALEAAGATVHIISPQSGKIKAWNETDWGIEVDVDKNLSDVSPDDYDALVLPGGVLNPDKLRQNKDAVAFVSAFLDEGKPVAAICHGPQVLIETGMISGRRLTSYPSLETDLKNAGAEWVDEEVVVDNGLITSRTPKDLDAFNRKTIEEIGEGVHEEA; translated from the coding sequence ATGGCAAATTTAAATAACAAGAAAGTAGCTCTTCTGACAGAAGAGGGCTTTGAACAAGTAGAACTTACCAGCCCTAAAGCGGCTTTGGAAGCAGCGGGTGCAACAGTACACATCATATCGCCACAAAGTGGCAAGATAAAAGCCTGGAACGAAACCGATTGGGGTATTGAGGTTGATGTGGATAAGAATTTGAGTGACGTAAGCCCGGATGATTATGATGCTTTGGTATTACCTGGCGGCGTTTTAAATCCTGACAAATTGCGTCAAAATAAAGACGCGGTAGCCTTCGTATCGGCATTTTTAGACGAAGGCAAGCCGGTGGCAGCAATTTGTCATGGTCCGCAGGTGCTTATTGAGACAGGCATGATCAGCGGTCGCCGCCTTACCTCTTATCCATCTTTGGAAACTGATTTGAAAAATGCAGGTGCAGAATGGGTAGATGAAGAAGTAGTGGTAGATAATGGTTTGATAACAAGCCGCACACCAAAGGATCTTGATGCCTTTAATCGCAAAACGATTGAGGAAATTGGAGAAGGTGTACACGAAGAAGCGTAA
- a CDS encoding glycosyl transferase family 2, with product MIIALLVSFIFLILRFTVTLFNFLSNPKLTRVSKRYADKISILIPARNEAEDILTLLESIHQQEYSNYEVLILDDNSFDNTYQVCADFVEDHPRFKIIKGEALPPDWLGKNYACYQLAQQATGRYLLFLDADEKVSNGVINSTIHRMQLRRLSLLSLFTNQEMRSLGENMVVPLMHFILLNLLPLRLVYLVKSASVSAASGQFMLFDSQTYQEYQWHQLAKNKVVEDVEIMKLVKASGLNGEALLANGMISCRMYKGYNEAINGFGKNFLAAFNYNIFGFMIYLLLIMGGPVVILMAANLNLIFIMTGLIILTRIMISLSAGQKAWKNVILHPVQMMSLLLIGITSIQKHLSKTTVWKGRKISV from the coding sequence GTGATCATAGCCCTGCTCGTCTCCTTTATTTTTTTGATCCTGCGGTTTACGGTAACCCTGTTCAATTTTTTATCAAACCCAAAACTAACCCGGGTCAGCAAACGGTATGCTGATAAAATTTCGATCCTTATCCCCGCCCGTAACGAGGCGGAAGATATTTTAACACTGCTGGAATCTATCCACCAGCAGGAATACAGCAACTACGAGGTGCTGATCCTCGATGATAACTCATTTGATAACACTTACCAGGTTTGCGCCGACTTTGTGGAAGACCACCCCCGCTTTAAAATTATTAAAGGAGAAGCGCTCCCTCCCGACTGGCTGGGTAAAAACTATGCCTGCTACCAATTGGCGCAGCAAGCTACCGGCCGCTACCTGCTTTTTTTGGATGCTGACGAGAAGGTAAGCAATGGGGTGATCAACAGTACCATTCACCGGATGCAACTACGGAGACTGTCCCTGCTCAGCCTTTTTACCAATCAGGAGATGCGCAGCCTTGGCGAAAACATGGTTGTACCACTAATGCATTTCATTTTGCTGAACCTGTTGCCCCTGCGTTTGGTTTATTTGGTAAAAAGCGCATCCGTATCTGCCGCCAGCGGGCAGTTTATGCTTTTTGACAGCCAAACCTATCAGGAATACCAATGGCACCAATTGGCAAAAAACAAGGTGGTGGAAGATGTAGAGATTATGAAGCTGGTTAAAGCTTCGGGCTTGAACGGTGAGGCTTTGCTTGCTAATGGTATGATCAGTTGCCGGATGTATAAGGGCTATAATGAGGCCATTAACGGTTTTGGTAAGAATTTCCTGGCGGCCTTTAATTACAATATTTTTGGCTTTATGATCTATCTGCTGCTAATCATGGGCGGCCCGGTAGTGATTTTAATGGCAGCCAACCTTAATTTAATTTTTATCATGACCGGACTAATTATACTTACCCGCATCATGATCTCATTATCTGCCGGGCAAAAAGCTTGGAAAAACGTAATTTTACATCCTGTACAAATGATGAGCCTATTGCTTATAGGGATCACATCCATTCAAAAACACCTCAGCAAAACCACCGTATGGAAAGGCCGAAAGATCTCAGTATAA
- a CDS encoding 3-deoxy-D-manno-octulosonic acid transferase, translating into MLVLYNIGITLYYWLVYFVSFFNTKAKLWVSGRQNQQIQPLTSSIWFHFASLGEFEQGRPVLEQMRIAYPSKPIVVTFFSPSGYEIRKNTPLADAVYYLPLDTETNANKFIATINPVLSVFTKYEYWYHYFNELHHQHVPLYLISGIFRPEQVFFRWYGGLHRKMLKLVTWFFVQDIPSKHLLQSRGITNVTISGDTRFDRVWANAQQPKALPEIAGFKNGQKLFIAGSTWPADEQLIAALITKHPDWKFIIAPHEIGEVRIGNLVNLLSQETTVKYSQLTTHNSPLTTLVIDNIGMLSSLYQYADIAYIGGGFGAGIHNTLEAAAFGMPVIFGPKYAKFKEAKDLAELNAGFSISNEEELFNIADKLIADEAFRHLTSATARKYVEEHTGATEAIMKYIIGKHPF; encoded by the coding sequence ATGCTTGTACTATATAACATTGGTATTACATTATATTACTGGCTGGTATATTTTGTTTCGTTTTTCAATACTAAGGCAAAGTTGTGGGTATCCGGCCGGCAAAACCAGCAAATACAACCCCTTACTTCAAGCATTTGGTTTCATTTTGCCTCACTTGGCGAATTTGAACAGGGTCGCCCGGTTTTGGAGCAAATGCGTATCGCTTATCCATCTAAACCTATAGTTGTCACTTTTTTTTCTCCTTCGGGTTATGAGATCAGGAAGAACACACCACTGGCCGATGCAGTATATTATTTGCCTCTGGATACCGAAACAAATGCCAATAAATTCATAGCGACTATTAACCCTGTATTGTCTGTTTTCACCAAGTATGAATACTGGTACCATTACTTCAATGAGTTACATCATCAACATGTGCCACTCTATCTCATCTCGGGGATTTTCAGGCCCGAGCAGGTTTTTTTTAGATGGTACGGCGGCCTGCACCGCAAAATGCTTAAACTGGTTACCTGGTTCTTTGTACAGGATATCCCCAGCAAACACTTACTGCAAAGCAGGGGAATTACCAACGTAACCATCAGCGGCGATACCCGGTTTGATAGGGTTTGGGCCAATGCACAGCAGCCAAAAGCATTGCCGGAGATCGCCGGATTTAAGAACGGCCAAAAACTATTTATAGCCGGCAGCACCTGGCCGGCGGATGAACAGCTGATTGCTGCTTTAATAACCAAACACCCCGACTGGAAATTCATCATTGCCCCACATGAAATTGGCGAAGTACGAATAGGCAACCTGGTAAACCTGCTATCACAGGAAACAACCGTAAAATATTCACAACTCACAACTCACAACTCACCACTCACCACTTTGGTTATCGATAACATTGGTATGCTTTCCTCGCTCTACCAATATGCAGATATCGCTTATATAGGAGGCGGCTTTGGCGCAGGCATCCATAATACCCTTGAAGCTGCGGCCTTTGGTATGCCCGTGATATTTGGGCCGAAATATGCGAAATTTAAAGAAGCAAAAGATCTGGCAGAACTGAACGCCGGGTTTAGCATCAGTAACGAGGAGGAACTATTTAATATAGCAGACAAACTAATAGCGGATGAAGCATTCAGGCACCTTACATCTGCAACAGCCAGAAAATACGTGGAAGAGCATACCGGGGCAACAGAGGCCATTATGAAATACATTATAGGGAAGCACCCATTTTAA
- a CDS encoding dTDP-glucose 4,6-dehydratase: MKKIIITGGAGFIGSHVVRRFVTNYPDYQIINLDKLTYAGNLANLKDIENEPNYRFIKGDIVDLGYINNLFETERPDAVIHLAAESHVDRSITNPLEFVMTNVVGTVNLLNAAKNLWKDDLENKRFYHVSTDEVYGTLGDTDMFTEKTAYDPHSPYSASKASSDHFVRAYHDTYGLNTVISNCSNNYGSFHFPEKLIPLAIHNIKQQKPVPVYGKGENIRDWLWVEDHARAIDLIFHKAATGTTYNIGGHNEWKNIDLIQLLCSILDKKLGRADGESAQLITYVTDRAGHDLRYAIDAAKLKNELGWEPSITFEEGLEKTVDWYLVNEQWLSDVTSGHYQEYYSEQYNNR, from the coding sequence ATGAAAAAAATCATTATCACCGGTGGGGCGGGGTTTATCGGTTCGCATGTTGTGCGGCGCTTTGTTACAAACTATCCGGATTACCAGATCATCAATCTGGATAAATTGACCTACGCCGGTAACCTGGCCAACTTAAAAGATATAGAGAATGAGCCTAATTACCGTTTCATAAAAGGTGATATTGTTGACCTTGGCTACATCAATAATTTATTTGAGACAGAACGGCCGGATGCAGTTATCCATTTGGCGGCAGAATCGCATGTGGATCGTTCAATTACCAATCCGCTGGAATTTGTAATGACCAATGTTGTCGGGACGGTAAACTTATTAAATGCGGCTAAAAACCTCTGGAAGGACGACCTGGAAAATAAGCGTTTCTATCACGTATCCACCGATGAGGTGTATGGTACGCTAGGCGATACCGATATGTTTACGGAGAAAACCGCTTATGATCCGCATTCCCCTTACTCGGCCTCAAAAGCAAGTTCAGATCATTTTGTCAGAGCTTATCATGATACCTACGGGCTGAATACCGTTATATCCAATTGCTCTAACAACTATGGGTCATTCCATTTCCCGGAAAAGCTCATTCCGTTGGCAATTCATAATATTAAGCAGCAAAAACCTGTTCCGGTATACGGAAAAGGCGAAAACATTCGTGATTGGCTATGGGTAGAAGACCATGCAAGGGCCATCGATTTGATTTTCCATAAAGCGGCCACCGGTACCACTTATAATATCGGCGGGCATAACGAATGGAAAAATATCGACCTGATCCAATTACTTTGCAGTATATTAGATAAAAAATTAGGCAGGGCAGATGGCGAATCGGCACAACTGATCACTTATGTTACCGACCGCGCAGGTCACGATTTGCGTTATGCTATCGATGCTGCCAAGCTGAAGAATGAATTGGGTTGGGAACCATCTATTACTTTTGAAGAAGGACTGGAAAAAACGGTTGACTGGTACCTGGTGAACGAACAGTGGCTGAGCGATGTAACATCCGGCCACTACCAGGAGTATTACAGTGAACAATATAATAACCGCTAG